The bacterium region AACATGGTCATGGCGTACTGGGGAATTGCTTTTGCTTTGGGACCGAATATTAACCTGGATGTGAACCCGGAGCGCGAAAAGCAAGCCTACGAGGCGGTTCAAAAAGCTATTGGAGTATCGTCAACTGCGCCGGAAAATGAGCGCGCTTACATAGAAGCGTTGGCGAAACGGTACAGTAACGATCCAAAAGCAGATCTGAAAAAACTGGCGGTCGAATATAAAGATGCGATGAAGATTTTGATGGAGCGTTATC contains the following coding sequences:
- a CDS encoding tetratricopeptide repeat protein, coding for MKHNVCILIAILFTTTSFAQHQHGTEEKSGSAVLLSGLGNYHHPVSTKNPEAQKYFDQGFNLIYAFNHDEAIRSFRKALELDPNMVMAYWGIAFALGPNINLDVNPEREKQAYEAVQKAIGVSSTAPENERAYIEALAKRYSNDPKADLKKLAVEYKDAMKILMERY